One genomic region from bacterium encodes:
- a CDS encoding polyprenyl synthetase family protein: protein MIPTLEERLAACRALIQEHFQHLVSQDDPPELYEPMRYALAQPGKQLRPTLLLLCAEAAGGRMEQALDAALAIEVIHTFTLVHDDIMDHDELRRGRPTVHRRWDENVALLAGDGLLVLGYALLARLEPRRVPEILQLYSSAILEICEGQALDKAFETRSEISLESYYRMIHKKTGRLFALACEAGAILGGGDAGTVAALGTYGAMVGRAFQLQDDLLDVLGDEKTIGKDVGSDLEENKKTFLITHARGTASPGQRERLNELTAARPLTRERLAEIIALFNEIGSISAAHAEIGRSLQAARIALSPLPQNAASRDLTSLLETIAGRTF, encoded by the coding sequence GTGATCCCGACGCTTGAAGAAAGATTGGCCGCCTGCAGGGCTCTCATCCAGGAGCACTTCCAGCACCTTGTATCGCAGGACGATCCTCCTGAACTTTATGAGCCCATGCGCTACGCCCTGGCCCAGCCAGGCAAACAGTTGCGCCCGACTCTGTTGCTCCTTTGTGCCGAAGCAGCCGGCGGCCGCATGGAACAGGCCCTGGATGCCGCCCTGGCCATCGAGGTGATTCATACCTTTACCCTGGTCCACGACGATATCATGGATCATGACGAACTGCGCCGCGGACGGCCGACCGTGCACCGTCGCTGGGATGAGAATGTCGCACTGCTCGCCGGAGACGGCCTTTTGGTTCTGGGATATGCGCTGCTCGCCCGCCTGGAACCCCGCCGGGTTCCGGAAATTCTGCAACTTTACTCGAGTGCCATTCTCGAAATCTGTGAGGGCCAGGCCCTCGACAAGGCCTTTGAGACACGTTCGGAAATTTCCCTGGAGAGTTATTACCGCATGATCCACAAGAAAACTGGACGGCTCTTTGCGCTCGCCTGCGAGGCGGGCGCCATCCTGGGCGGCGGGGATGCCGGGACGGTCGCCGCACTTGGGACGTATGGCGCCATGGTGGGCCGGGCTTTTCAATTGCAGGACGATTTGCTCGATGTTCTCGGAGATGAAAAAACAATTGGCAAGGATGTCGGCAGTGACCTTGAGGAGAATAAAAAGACCTTTCTCATCACCCACGCCCGGGGTACAGCCAGCCCAGGACAGCGGGAGCGGCTGAATGAGCTGACAGCGGCCAGGCCTCTCACGCGGGAGCGGCTCGCCGAAATCATCGCCCTTTTTAACGAAATCGGCTCCATCTCGGCCGCCCACGCCGAAATCGGCCGCTCCCTCCAGGCTGCGCGAATCGCCCTGAGCCCGCTGCCGCAGAACGCTGCCTCCCGCGATCTTACCAGCTTGCTCGAAACCATAGCCGGGCGGACCTTTTAG
- a CDS encoding pentapeptide repeat-containing protein, translating into MIQLSREEIIARLHSGQPLADVNMVGVDLSYESLKGIDLSGLDLHDAHLQNCNLEGANLAGSNLEKAFLFGANLHKANLNGAILNEANLQDSNLDEATLVKAQLCHASLFGSSLERADLTDADLSRARMKRANLRYARLHRANLQSVHLERAVLIGATLEGADLSNANFINAEIQEANLAGTRREGAIGLPA; encoded by the coding sequence ATGATCCAGCTAAGCCGGGAAGAAATCATCGCAAGGCTCCATAGCGGCCAGCCGCTGGCGGATGTCAACATGGTCGGTGTCGATCTCTCCTATGAATCGCTTAAGGGTATCGATCTCTCCGGTCTCGACCTGCATGACGCCCACTTGCAGAACTGCAACCTCGAAGGCGCCAACCTCGCCGGCAGCAACCTGGAGAAGGCCTTTCTCTTTGGGGCCAATTTGCACAAGGCCAACCTGAATGGCGCCATACTGAATGAGGCCAACCTTCAGGATAGCAATCTCGACGAAGCCACTCTGGTCAAGGCCCAGCTCTGTCATGCCTCTCTTTTCGGTTCAAGCCTGGAGAGAGCCGACCTCACCGATGCCGACCTGAGCCGTGCCCGGATGAAACGGGCCAATCTGCGCTATGCCCGTCTGCACCGCGCCAACCTCCAAAGCGTCCACCTCGAGCGCGCTGTTCTGATCGGTGCCACCCTCGAGGGTGCCGATCTCTCCAATGCCAACTTCATCAATGCCGAAATCCAGGAGGCCAACCTGGCCGGGACCCGGCGCGAAGGGGCCATCGGCCTTCCGGCCTGA
- a CDS encoding STAS domain-containing protein — translation MEIDMKNEAGVLIFTLRGDLMGGPEAESFHKAVESAIEKEQVQAIADLSQVHWMNSSGLGMLIRGMISLRSSGGDLRLTGISERVRRTMEIARLDTVFHHFNSVTEAINSYK, via the coding sequence ATGGAAATCGATATGAAAAATGAAGCGGGCGTCTTGATTTTTACCCTGCGGGGTGATCTGATGGGCGGTCCGGAAGCCGAATCCTTTCACAAAGCGGTCGAGTCGGCCATTGAAAAGGAACAGGTTCAGGCGATCGCCGATCTTAGCCAGGTCCACTGGATGAACAGCTCGGGACTGGGCATGCTGATACGCGGCATGATCAGCCTGCGCAGCAGCGGCGGCGATCTGCGCCTCACCGGCATCTCCGAGCGCGTGCGTCGTACCATGGAGATTGCCCGCCTGGATACAGTTTTTCATCACTTCAATTCAGTCACAGAGGCCATCAATAGCTATAAATAA